The Mobula birostris isolate sMobBir1 chromosome 1, sMobBir1.hap1, whole genome shotgun sequence genome contains a region encoding:
- the rad21b gene encoding RAD21 cohesin complex component b produces the protein MFYAHFVLSKRGPLAKIWLAAHWDKKLTKAHVFECNLESSVESIISPKVKMALRTSGHLLLGVVRIYHRKAKYLLADCNEAFIKIKMAFRPGVVDLPEENREAAYNAITLPEEFHDFDQPLPDLDDIDVAQQFTLNQSRVEEITMREEVGNITLIQDNDFGDFGVDDREIMREGSTFEEDIMGSTSDSNLLLEPVQNTTSQLAEKSNHLAYDDPLKNDGFGDGIDGGILDDKLLSHNDGGIFDDPPVLTDGGVLMPEEPVHNDDEDDVMSIGGPDSPDSDDPVEPLPTMTDQTTLVPNEEEAFALEPIDITVKETKAKRKRKLIVDSVKELDSKTIRAQLSDYSDIVTTLDLAPPTKKLMMWKETGGVEKLFSLPAQPLWNNRLLKLFTRCLTPIVPDELRKKRKGGEADNLEQFLKEIENPEVPREEQQPQQQQQRDVIDEPILEEPSRLQESILESSRTALDESIMPPPQRIAKRKSKEMEPEPPLPQEEQQQPQQQEQELQIPPVELPPEEQLHITDLVPELAVLPEKKEKDEEEEEEEEETVGGEQDQEERRWNKRTQQMLHGLQRALAKTGAESISLADLCRKNNRKQAAAKFYSFLVLKKQQAIELTQAEPYSDIIATPGPRFNIV, from the exons ATGTTCTACGCTCACTTTGTGTTGAGTAAAAGGGGGCCGCTTGCCAAAATTTGGCTTGCAGCCCATTGGGACAAGAAGCTGACTAAAGCCCACGTATTTGAATGTAATCTGGAGAGCAGCGTGGAAAGCATTATTTCCCCCAAG GTCAAGATGGCCTTGCGAACCTCTGGGCATCTTTTGCTCGGTGTGGTCAGGATTTATCATAGAAAAGCCAAATATCTTTTGGCAGACTGCAATGAAGCCTTCATAAAGATTAAAATGGCTTTTCGTCCAG GTGTGGTAGATCTTCCAGAAGAGAACCGAGAAGCTGCATACAATGCTATCACCTTGCCCGAAGAATTTCATGATTTTGACCAACCACTACCAGACTTAGA TGATATTGATGTGGCTCAGCAGTTTACCTTGAACCAGAGTAGAGTGGAAGAAATCACAATGAGAGAGGAAGTTGGTAACATCACTTTAATTCAGGATAATGACTTTG GTGACTTTGGAGTAGATGACCGAGAGATTATGCGAGAAGGAAGCACATTTGAAGAAGATATAATGGGAAGCACTAGTGATTCCAATCTGTTGTTGGAGCCAGTACAGAACACCACATCTCAGCTGGCTGAGAAAAGTAACCATCTGGCATATGATGATCCCCTCAAAAATGATGGATTTGGGGATGGTATTGATGGTGGAATTCTTG ATGATAAACTTTTAAGTCACAACGATGGTGGTATCTTTGATGATCCACCAGTGTTAACAGATGGTGGAGTACTGATGCCGGAAGAACCTGTCcataatgatgatgaagatgatgtcatgtcca TCGGCGGGCCTGATAGTCCAGACTCTGATGATCCTGTTGAACCTCTTCCAACCATGACTGATCAGACAACATTGGTACCAAATGAAGAGGAAGCATTTGCATTGGAACCAATTGATATAACTG TTAAGGAAACAAAAGCCAAGAGGAAGAGGAAGCTGATTGTAGacagtgttaaggaactggacagTAAAACTATTCGGGCACAACTAAGTGATTACTCTGACATTGTAACAACGTTGGATCTTGCACCACCAACCAAAAAACTTATGATGTGGAAAGAGACAGGTGGTGTGGAGAAGTTATTCTCGCTTCCAGCTCAACCCCTCTGGAATAACAGATTGTTGAAA CTGTTCACACGTTGCCTCACTCCAATTGTACCAGATGAGCtgagaaaaaagagaaagggaGGTGAGGCAGACAATTTGGAGCAGTTCCTGAAAGAGATTGAAAATCCAGAGGTGCCAAGGGAAGAGCAGCAGCCACAACAACAGCAGCAGCGTGATGTAATTG ATGAACCCATCTTGGAAGAGCCCAGTCGCCTGCAAGAATCTATATTAGAGAGCAGTAGGACTGCATTAGATGAGTCAATCATGCCACCACCACAGAGAATTGCCAAGCGTAAATCAAAGGAAATGGAACCTGAGCCTCCATTACCA CAAGAAGAGCAACAACAGCCACAGCAACAAGAACAGGAACTGCAGATTCCACCTGTAGAGCTTCCTCCTGAGGAACAATTGCACATCACTGACCTTGTCCCAGAACTTGCAGTTCTgccagagaaaaaagaaaaagatgaagaggaagaggaggag GAAGAGGAAACGGTTGGAGGTGAACAGGATCAGGAAGAAAGGCGGTGGAATAAGAGAACTCAACAAATGCTTCATGGACTACAG